One region of Enterobacter ludwigii genomic DNA includes:
- a CDS encoding YhdT family protein yields the protein MDKRFVQAHKEARWALWLTLLYLAAWLVTAYLPDSTAGITGLPHWFEMACLLVPLIFILLSWFMVRFIFRDFPLEDSDAN from the coding sequence ATGGACAAACGTTTTGTTCAGGCCCATAAAGAAGCGCGCTGGGCGCTGTGGCTGACCCTTCTTTATCTCGCAGCATGGTTAGTAACCGCTTACTTACCAGATTCAACAGCAGGTATTACCGGCCTGCCGCACTGGTTTGAAATGGCGTGCCTGCTGGTACCACTGATTTTCATTCTCCTCAGTTGGTTTATGGTGCGCTTTATCTTCCGCGATTTCCCGCTGGAGGATAGTGATGCAAACTGA
- the fis gene encoding DNA-binding transcriptional regulator Fis yields the protein MFEQRVNSDVLTVSTVNSQDQVTQKPLRDSVKQALKNYFAQLNGQDVNDLYELVLAEVEQPLLDMVMQYTRGNQTRAALMMGINRGTLRKKLKKYGMN from the coding sequence ATGTTCGAACAACGCGTAAATTCTGACGTACTGACCGTTTCTACCGTTAACTCTCAGGACCAGGTAACTCAAAAGCCCCTGCGTGACTCGGTTAAACAGGCACTGAAGAACTATTTTGCTCAACTGAACGGTCAGGATGTTAATGACCTGTATGAGCTGGTACTGGCTGAAGTTGAACAGCCACTGTTGGACATGGTGATGCAATACACCCGCGGTAACCAAACCCGCGCTGCGCTGATGATGGGTATCAACCGTGGTACTCTGCGTAAGAAACTGAAAAAATACGGCATGAACTGA
- the accB gene encoding acetyl-CoA carboxylase biotin carboxyl carrier protein, with protein sequence MDIRKIKKLIELVEESGISELEISEGEESVRISRAAPAASFPVMQQAYAAPVQQPALSAAVAPAAEAAPAAAAEISGHIVRSPMVGTFYRTPSPDAKAFIEVGQKVNVGDTLCIVEAMKMMNQIEADKSGTVKAILVESGQPVEFDEPLVVIE encoded by the coding sequence ATGGATATTCGTAAGATTAAAAAACTGATCGAGCTGGTTGAAGAATCAGGCATCTCCGAACTGGAAATTTCTGAAGGCGAAGAGTCTGTACGCATCAGCCGTGCAGCACCAGCCGCTAGCTTCCCGGTAATGCAGCAAGCTTATGCTGCGCCAGTGCAGCAGCCTGCGCTTTCCGCAGCCGTTGCGCCAGCAGCTGAAGCCGCACCTGCAGCTGCAGCAGAAATCAGTGGTCACATCGTACGTTCCCCAATGGTTGGTACTTTCTACCGCACCCCGAGCCCGGACGCGAAGGCGTTCATCGAAGTGGGTCAGAAAGTCAACGTAGGCGATACCCTGTGCATCGTTGAAGCGATGAAAATGATGAACCAGATCGAAGCAGACAAATCAGGTACTGTGAAAGCGATTCTGGTCGAAAGTGGTCAGCCGGTTGAATTTGACGAGCCGCTGGTCGTCATCGAGTAA
- a CDS encoding oxidoreductase, which yields MQALILEQQDGKTLASVQPVEKSRLPEGEVTVDIDWSSLNYKDALAITGKGKIIRNFPMVPGIDFAGRVHTSEDPRFHTGQQVLLTGWGVGENHWGGLATQARVKGDWLVPMPKGMDGRKAMIIGTAGFTAMLCVMALEDAGIRPESGEIVVTGASGGVGSTAVTLLHKLGYQVAAVSGRESTHDYLRQLGANRILGRDEFAETRPLEKQVWAGAVDTVGDKVLAKVLAQMNYGGCVAACGLAGGFALPTTVMPFILRNVRLQGIDSVMTPAARRHEAWERLVRDLPESFYTQSATEISLSQAPEYASKIMDNQFHGRALVKIA from the coding sequence AACCCGTTGAAAAGAGTCGCTTACCGGAAGGCGAAGTCACCGTCGACATCGACTGGTCCAGTTTAAATTATAAAGATGCACTGGCTATCACCGGCAAAGGGAAAATCATCCGAAATTTCCCTATGGTACCCGGTATTGATTTTGCTGGCCGGGTTCATACCAGCGAAGATCCGCGTTTCCATACCGGCCAGCAGGTATTGCTCACCGGCTGGGGCGTAGGTGAAAACCACTGGGGTGGTCTGGCAACGCAGGCGCGTGTTAAGGGTGACTGGCTGGTCCCCATGCCGAAGGGGATGGATGGCCGCAAAGCAATGATCATTGGTACAGCAGGCTTTACCGCCATGCTGTGCGTGATGGCGCTGGAAGATGCGGGCATCCGCCCGGAATCGGGTGAAATTGTCGTGACCGGCGCCAGCGGTGGCGTGGGTAGCACAGCAGTCACGCTGCTGCACAAACTGGGTTATCAGGTCGCCGCTGTTTCTGGTCGTGAAAGCACCCACGATTACCTGCGCCAGCTCGGCGCTAACCGCATACTTGGCCGCGACGAGTTTGCCGAAACCCGCCCACTGGAAAAACAGGTGTGGGCAGGGGCGGTGGATACCGTCGGTGACAAAGTGTTGGCGAAAGTGCTGGCGCAGATGAATTATGGCGGCTGCGTGGCAGCTTGCGGTCTGGCAGGAGGATTTGCCCTGCCAACGACGGTGATGCCATTCATTTTGCGTAACGTTCGCCTGCAGGGGATCGATTCCGTGATGACGCCAGCGGCCCGTCGTCATGAAGCCTGGGAACGCCTGGTGCGCGATCTGCCTGAATCCTTCTATACCCAGAGCGCAACGGAAATTAGCCTCAGCCAGGCACCGGAATATGCCAGTAAGATCATGGACAACCAGTTCCACGGTCGCGCGCTGGTGAAAATTGCCTAA
- the accC gene encoding acetyl-CoA carboxylase biotin carboxylase subunit encodes MLDKIVIANRGEIALRILRACKELGIKTVAVHSSADRDLKHVLLADETVCIGPAPSVKSYLNIPAIISAAEITGAVAIHPGYGFLSENANFAEQVERSGFIFIGPKADTIRLMGDKVSAITAMKKAGVPTVPGSDGPLTDDMDANRAHAKRIGYPVIIKASGGGGGRGMRVVRSDAELAQSISMTKAEAKAAFSNDMVYMEKYLENPRHIEIQVLADGQGNAIYLAERDCSMQRRHQKVVEEAPAPGITPELRRYIGERCSKACVDIGYRGAGTFEFLFENGEFYFIEMNTRIQVEHPVTEMITGVDLIKEQLRIAAGQPLSIKQEEVVVKGHAVECRINAEDPNTFLPSPGKITRFHAPGGFGVRWESHIYAGYTVPPYYDSMIGKLICYGENRDVAIARMKNALQELIIDGIKTNVDLQMRIMSDEHFQNGGTNIHYLEKKLGLNEK; translated from the coding sequence ATGCTGGATAAAATTGTTATCGCCAACCGCGGCGAGATCGCACTGCGTATTCTTCGTGCCTGTAAAGAACTGGGCATCAAGACTGTCGCTGTGCACTCAAGCGCGGATCGCGATTTAAAACACGTATTGCTGGCGGATGAGACGGTCTGTATTGGCCCGGCTCCGTCCGTAAAAAGCTATCTGAACATCCCGGCTATCATCAGCGCCGCTGAAATCACCGGCGCGGTGGCAATTCATCCGGGTTACGGCTTCCTCTCTGAGAATGCCAACTTTGCTGAGCAGGTTGAACGCTCTGGCTTTATCTTCATCGGCCCGAAAGCTGACACCATTCGCCTGATGGGCGACAAAGTGTCTGCCATCACCGCAATGAAAAAAGCCGGTGTTCCAACCGTACCAGGTTCTGACGGCCCTCTGACCGACGATATGGATGCTAACCGTGCTCATGCTAAACGCATTGGCTACCCGGTGATCATCAAGGCGTCCGGCGGCGGCGGCGGTCGCGGTATGCGCGTTGTGCGCAGCGACGCTGAACTGGCTCAGTCCATCTCCATGACCAAAGCTGAAGCGAAAGCCGCTTTCAGCAACGACATGGTGTACATGGAAAAATACCTGGAAAACCCACGCCACATCGAAATTCAGGTGCTGGCTGACGGTCAGGGTAACGCAATCTATCTGGCAGAACGTGACTGTTCCATGCAGCGTCGTCACCAGAAAGTGGTCGAAGAAGCACCCGCACCGGGTATTACCCCGGAACTGCGTCGCTACATCGGCGAGCGTTGCTCCAAGGCGTGTGTCGATATCGGCTATCGCGGTGCAGGTACCTTCGAGTTCCTGTTCGAAAACGGCGAGTTCTACTTCATTGAGATGAACACCCGTATTCAGGTTGAACACCCGGTTACCGAAATGATCACCGGCGTTGACCTGATCAAAGAACAGCTGCGTATCGCTGCAGGCCAGCCGCTGTCCATCAAGCAGGAAGAAGTTGTGGTGAAAGGCCATGCGGTAGAATGCCGTATCAACGCCGAAGACCCGAACACCTTCCTGCCAAGCCCGGGTAAAATCACGCGTTTCCACGCGCCGGGTGGCTTTGGTGTCCGCTGGGAGTCGCATATCTACGCTGGTTACACCGTACCGCCGTACTATGACTCAATGATCGGCAAGCTTATCTGCTACGGCGAAAACCGTGACGTGGCGATTGCCCGCATGAAAAATGCCCTGCAGGAGCTGATCATCGACGGTATCAAAACCAACGTTGATCTGCAGATGCGTATCATGAGCGACGAGCACTTCCAGAATGGTGGAACCAACATCCACTATCTGGAGAAGAAACTCGGTCTGAACGAGAAGTAA
- the msrP gene encoding protein-methionine-sulfoxide reductase catalytic subunit MsrP: MKNRKLTEADVTSESVFMLQRRQILKMLGISATALTLSPTAHADLLDWFKGNDRPKAPSGAPLTFTKPAQWQNTLTLTPEDKVTGYNNFYEFGLDKADPAANAGSLKTDPWTLKIEGEVAKPLTLDHHELTTRFPLEERIYRMRCVEAWSMVVPWIGFPLHKLLAMAEPTSNAKYVAFQTRYAPDEMPGQKDRFIGGGLDYPYVEGLRLDEAMHPLTLLTVGVYGKALPPQNGAPIRLTVPWKYGFKGIKSIVSIKLTRERPPTTWNLAAPGEYGFFANVNPHVDHPRWSQATERFIGSGGALDVKRQPTLLFNGYADEVASLYRGLNLRENF; the protein is encoded by the coding sequence ATGAAAAATAGAAAACTGACGGAAGCCGACGTAACGTCTGAATCTGTCTTTATGTTACAGCGCCGCCAGATCCTGAAAATGCTTGGTATCAGCGCTACCGCACTGACGCTTTCCCCAACGGCACACGCCGACCTGCTCGACTGGTTTAAAGGCAACGACAGGCCGAAAGCCCCTTCCGGCGCACCACTCACCTTTACCAAACCGGCCCAGTGGCAAAACACGTTGACGCTCACACCGGAAGATAAAGTCACCGGCTATAACAACTTCTACGAATTCGGCCTCGACAAGGCCGATCCTGCCGCCAATGCGGGAAGCCTCAAAACCGATCCGTGGACGTTGAAAATTGAAGGTGAAGTGGCAAAACCCCTGACGCTGGACCATCACGAACTCACCACCCGCTTCCCGCTCGAAGAGCGTATCTACCGCATGCGGTGTGTGGAAGCCTGGTCGATGGTGGTGCCGTGGATCGGCTTCCCGCTGCATAAACTGCTGGCAATGGCGGAGCCCACCAGCAACGCAAAATATGTCGCTTTCCAGACGCGTTATGCTCCTGACGAGATGCCTGGGCAGAAAGACCGGTTTATCGGCGGCGGGCTTGATTATCCTTATGTAGAAGGGTTACGCCTCGACGAAGCGATGCATCCGCTTACCCTGCTGACCGTTGGCGTTTACGGCAAAGCGCTTCCACCGCAAAACGGTGCCCCCATTCGTTTAACCGTACCGTGGAAATATGGTTTCAAAGGGATTAAATCTATTGTCAGCATTAAGCTCACCCGCGAACGTCCGCCAACCACCTGGAATCTGGCCGCACCGGGCGAATACGGTTTCTTCGCCAATGTGAACCCGCATGTGGATCATCCACGCTGGTCGCAGGCAACCGAGCGTTTTATCGGTTCCGGCGGTGCGCTGGACGTGAAGCGCCAACCGACGCTGCTGTTTAACGGTTATGCGGATGAAGTGGCTTCACTTTACCGTGGTCTCAATTTACGGGAGAACTTCTGA
- the dusB gene encoding tRNA dihydrouridine synthase DusB, with amino-acid sequence MRIGHHQLRNRLIAAPMAGITDRPFRTLCYEMGAGLTVSEMMSSNPQVWESDKSRLRMVHIDEPGIRTVQIAGSVPEEMADAARINVESGAQIIDINMGCPAKKVNRKLAGSALLQYPDQVKSILTAVVSAVDVPVTLKIRTGWSPEHRNCVEIAQLAEDCGIQALTIHGRTRACLFNGEAEYDSIRAVKQKVSIPIIANGDITDPLKARAVLDYTGADALMIGRAAQGRPWIFREIQHYLDTGELLAPLPLAEVKRLLCSHVRELHDHYGQAKGYRIARKHVSWYLQEHAPDDQFRRTFNAIEDASEQLEALEAYFENLA; translated from the coding sequence ATGCGCATCGGACACCACCAGCTTAGAAATCGCCTGATCGCAGCCCCTATGGCAGGTATTACAGACCGGCCGTTCAGGACGCTGTGCTATGAGATGGGAGCCGGTTTAACCGTATCCGAGATGATGTCGTCTAACCCGCAGGTATGGGAAAGCGATAAATCCCGCCTTCGGATGGTGCACATTGATGAACCAGGTATCCGCACCGTGCAAATTGCCGGAAGCGTGCCTGAAGAGATGGCAGATGCCGCGCGTATTAACGTGGAAAGTGGTGCCCAGATTATTGATATCAATATGGGTTGCCCGGCCAAAAAAGTGAATCGCAAGCTTGCAGGTTCAGCCCTTCTGCAATACCCCGACCAGGTGAAATCTATCCTGACGGCGGTTGTCAGCGCAGTGGACGTTCCTGTTACGTTGAAGATTCGCACGGGTTGGTCGCCGGAACACCGTAACTGTGTAGAGATTGCCCAACTGGCCGAAGACTGTGGCATTCAGGCCCTGACCATTCATGGACGCACTCGCGCCTGTTTGTTCAATGGTGAAGCTGAATACGACAGCATTCGGGCAGTTAAGCAGAAAGTTTCCATTCCGATTATCGCGAATGGCGACATAACTGACCCGCTTAAAGCCAGGGCTGTACTCGACTATACGGGAGCTGATGCTCTGATGATAGGACGTGCAGCTCAGGGAAGACCCTGGATCTTCCGGGAAATCCAGCATTATCTGGACACTGGGGAGCTGCTTGCCCCGCTGCCTCTGGCAGAGGTTAAGCGCTTGCTTTGTTCGCATGTTCGGGAACTGCATGACCACTACGGTCAGGCAAAAGGGTACCGAATTGCGCGTAAACACGTCTCCTGGTATCTCCAGGAGCACGCTCCAGATGACCAGTTTCGGCGCACATTCAACGCCATAGAGGATGCCAGCGAACAGCTGGAGGCGTTGGAGGCATACTTCGAAAATCTTGCGTAA
- the prmA gene encoding 50S ribosomal protein L11 methyltransferase, protein MPWIQLKLNTTGANAEELSDALMEAGSVSITFQDTHDTPVFEPLPGETRLWGDTDVIGLFDAETDMKEVVAILENHPLLGVGFVHKIEQLEDKDWEREWMDNFHPMQFGKRLWICPSWRDVPDENAVNVMLDPGLAFGTGTHPTTSLCLQWLDGLDLDGKTVIDFGCGSGILAIAALKLGAAKAIGIDIDPQAIQASRDNAERNGVSDRLELYLPDAQPEAMKADVVVANILAGPLRELAPLISVLPVEGGLLGLSGILASQADSVCEAYADLFALDPVVEKEEWCRITGRKK, encoded by the coding sequence ATGCCGTGGATCCAACTAAAACTGAATACAACTGGCGCAAACGCCGAAGAGCTGAGCGATGCGTTGATGGAGGCCGGCTCGGTTTCCATCACCTTCCAGGACACGCATGACACGCCTGTCTTCGAGCCACTGCCGGGCGAAACCCGCCTGTGGGGTGATACCGACGTTATTGGCCTGTTTGATGCCGAAACCGACATGAAAGAAGTCGTCGCAATTCTGGAAAACCATCCTCTGCTCGGCGTGGGTTTTGTGCACAAAATCGAACAGCTGGAAGACAAAGACTGGGAACGCGAGTGGATGGATAACTTCCACCCTATGCAGTTCGGCAAACGTCTGTGGATCTGCCCAAGCTGGCGCGACGTTCCGGATGAGAACGCGGTTAACGTGATGCTTGATCCGGGCCTGGCATTTGGTACCGGCACTCACCCAACCACCTCCCTGTGCCTGCAGTGGCTGGATGGTCTGGATCTGGACGGCAAGACGGTGATCGACTTCGGTTGCGGATCCGGGATCCTGGCCATTGCGGCACTGAAACTGGGTGCAGCAAAAGCCATCGGGATCGATATCGATCCGCAGGCCATTCAGGCCAGCCGTGATAACGCCGAGCGTAACGGTGTCTCCGATCGTCTGGAACTGTATCTGCCGGATGCGCAGCCAGAAGCCATGAAAGCCGATGTGGTGGTCGCAAACATTCTGGCAGGCCCATTACGCGAACTGGCTCCGTTAATCAGCGTGCTGCCCGTTGAGGGCGGTCTGCTTGGACTTTCGGGTATCCTGGCAAGCCAGGCGGACAGCGTTTGCGAAGCCTATGCCGATCTCTTTGCGCTCGACCCGGTGGTGGAGAAAGAAGAGTGGTGTCGTATTACCGGCCGTAAAAAATAA
- the panF gene encoding sodium/pantothenate symporter, with amino-acid sequence MQTEIITVLVVYLIVVFGLSFYAMRKRSTGSFLSEYFLGSRSMGGFVLAMTLTATYVSASSFIGGPGAAYKYGLGWVLLAMIQVPTIWLSLGVLGKKFAILARRYNAITLNDMLQARYQSRAVVWIASISLIVAFVGAIAVQFIGGARLLETAAGIKYETGLLIFGITIALYTAFGGFRASVLNDTMQGMVMLIGTLVLLVGVIYAAGGLHNAVETLEQIDPKLVSPHGADDILTPAFMTSFWVLVCFGVIGLPHTAVRCISYKDSKAVHRGIVIGTVVVALLMLGMHLAGALGRAVLPHLTVPDQVIPTLMVQVLPPWAAGLFLAAPMAAIMSNVNAHLLQASATIIKDLWLSARPAKMHNEQKLKRISTWTTLVLGILMMLAAWRPPEMIIWLNLLAFGGLEAVFLWPLVLGLYWERANAAGALSGMIVGGVLYAVLATFKIQYLGFHPIVPSLLLSLLAFVVGNRFGQPVPQPAMISTDK; translated from the coding sequence ATGCAAACTGAAATCATCACCGTGCTGGTTGTCTATTTGATCGTCGTGTTTGGCCTCTCTTTCTATGCCATGCGCAAACGCAGTACCGGATCGTTTCTGAGCGAATATTTCCTCGGCAGCCGTTCGATGGGCGGGTTTGTGCTGGCGATGACGCTGACCGCGACTTACGTGAGCGCCAGTTCGTTTATCGGCGGGCCAGGAGCCGCATACAAATATGGCCTGGGCTGGGTATTACTGGCCATGATTCAGGTGCCCACCATCTGGTTGTCGCTGGGCGTTCTGGGCAAAAAATTTGCCATCCTTGCCCGTCGCTATAACGCCATAACGCTGAACGACATGCTGCAGGCACGTTATCAAAGCCGCGCGGTGGTCTGGATTGCCAGTATCAGCCTGATTGTCGCCTTCGTTGGCGCCATTGCCGTTCAGTTTATTGGCGGCGCGCGCCTGCTGGAAACGGCAGCGGGTATCAAGTACGAGACTGGCTTGCTCATCTTCGGGATCACGATTGCGCTGTACACCGCGTTTGGCGGTTTCCGCGCCAGCGTGCTGAACGACACGATGCAGGGCATGGTGATGTTGATAGGCACTCTGGTGCTGCTGGTTGGCGTCATCTACGCGGCAGGCGGTTTACACAATGCGGTAGAAACGCTTGAGCAGATTGACCCGAAACTGGTCAGCCCCCACGGTGCTGATGATATTCTGACGCCCGCGTTTATGACCTCCTTCTGGGTGCTGGTCTGCTTTGGCGTGATCGGTTTGCCGCACACCGCCGTGCGCTGTATCTCCTATAAAGACAGCAAAGCCGTTCATCGGGGGATTGTGATTGGTACCGTCGTTGTCGCCCTTCTGATGCTGGGTATGCATCTGGCGGGCGCGCTCGGACGGGCCGTATTACCTCACCTGACCGTGCCGGATCAGGTGATCCCAACGCTGATGGTACAGGTTCTGCCGCCGTGGGCCGCCGGGCTGTTCCTTGCGGCACCGATGGCAGCGATCATGTCCAACGTTAACGCGCACCTGCTTCAGGCTTCCGCCACCATCATCAAAGATCTGTGGCTTAGCGCGCGTCCGGCTAAAATGCATAATGAGCAGAAGCTGAAACGAATCTCAACCTGGACCACGCTGGTGCTCGGCATTCTGATGATGCTCGCCGCATGGCGTCCGCCTGAGATGATCATCTGGCTGAACCTGCTGGCATTTGGTGGGCTTGAAGCTGTATTCCTGTGGCCGCTGGTGTTAGGGCTCTACTGGGAACGTGCAAACGCGGCGGGCGCGCTGAGCGGCATGATTGTCGGCGGTGTGCTGTATGCCGTCCTCGCAACGTTTAAGATTCAGTACCTGGGCTTCCATCCGATTGTGCCTTCGTTACTGCTAAGTTTACTGGCGTTTGTGGTGGGAAACCGTTTTGGTCAGCCCGTCCCACAACCCGCTATGATTTCTACTGATAAATAA
- the aroQ gene encoding type II 3-dehydroquinate dehydratase — translation MADKFHILVLNGPNLNMLGTREPEKYGTLTLGEIVNRLGTEAASLNVDLDHFQSNAEYALIDRIHQAKDNVDYILINPAAFTHTSVAIRDALLAVSIPFIEIHLSNVHAREPFRHHSYLSDIAAGVICGLGADGYSYALQTAVKRLSQSN, via the coding sequence ATGGCTGATAAATTCCATATCTTAGTTTTAAACGGACCGAACCTGAACATGCTCGGTACCCGCGAGCCTGAGAAGTACGGCACGCTGACATTGGGTGAAATTGTTAACCGTCTGGGAACGGAAGCCGCGTCGCTCAATGTGGATTTGGATCATTTTCAGTCAAACGCGGAGTACGCACTCATCGACCGTATTCATCAGGCTAAAGACAATGTGGACTATATCCTGATCAATCCGGCCGCGTTTACGCACACCAGTGTTGCTATCCGCGACGCACTGCTCGCTGTGAGTATCCCGTTTATCGAGATCCACCTGAGTAACGTGCACGCCCGAGAGCCGTTCCGCCACCATTCGTATCTGTCGGATATCGCTGCCGGCGTTATCTGCGGACTGGGTGCTGACGGCTATTCATACGCTTTACAGACAGCGGTAAAACGCTTGTCACAATCAAACTAA
- the msrQ gene encoding protein-methionine-sulfoxide reductase heme-binding subunit MsrQ, translated as MRLTAKQITWLKVLLHLAGLLPFIWLFWAVSQGLFSADPAKDIQHFTGRMALKFLLATLLVSPLARYAKQPLLIRTRRLLGLWCFAWATLHLTSYALLELGINNLTLLGRELVTRPYLTLGIVSWLVLLALALTSTQYAQRKLGRRWQLLHNFVYLVAILAPIHYLWSVKILSPQPILYALAAVALLAWRYKKFRQWLR; from the coding sequence GTGCGTTTAACGGCAAAGCAGATAACCTGGCTGAAAGTGCTGCTCCACTTAGCCGGGTTGCTTCCTTTCATCTGGCTGTTCTGGGCCGTCAGCCAGGGACTCTTTAGTGCCGACCCGGCAAAGGATATCCAGCACTTTACGGGTAGGATGGCTCTGAAATTCTTGCTGGCAACCTTGCTCGTCTCGCCGCTGGCGCGCTACGCTAAACAACCATTATTGATACGAACTCGTCGGCTTTTGGGGCTATGGTGTTTTGCCTGGGCGACGCTGCATCTCACCAGCTACGCCCTACTGGAACTGGGAATTAACAATCTGACACTGCTTGGCCGTGAACTGGTGACGCGTCCTTATCTGACGCTGGGTATCGTGAGCTGGCTGGTTTTACTGGCGCTAGCACTGACATCCACGCAGTATGCGCAGCGAAAACTGGGCAGGCGCTGGCAACTTCTGCACAACTTCGTCTATCTTGTCGCGATCCTCGCACCCATTCATTATCTATGGTCGGTGAAGATCCTCTCGCCCCAGCCAATCCTGTATGCGCTGGCGGCCGTGGCGCTTTTAGCATGGCGTTACAAAAAGTTCCGCCAGTGGTTGCGATAG
- a CDS encoding tail assembly protein, which translates to MNTANHETMSTILLSGSLAKLFGRTHQRLIGPTREAFTALSATIPGFQKFMNTSKARGLTFAVFVDKKNVTQDDLDFPNGNRTIRIVPVIIGSKKAGVLQTILGAALIAVGAVLSFTPWAAASPFFYKFGAAMALGGVVQMLSPQPTGLASKQSADNKASYAFGGVTNTAAQGYPVPLLYGKRRIGGAIISAGIYVEDQL; encoded by the coding sequence ATGAATACAGCAAACCATGAAACCATGAGCACGATCCTTCTGAGCGGCTCGCTGGCTAAACTTTTTGGCCGTACTCACCAGCGGCTTATTGGCCCGACACGTGAGGCGTTTACTGCGTTATCCGCCACCATTCCCGGCTTTCAGAAATTCATGAATACCAGCAAAGCCCGAGGGCTAACGTTCGCTGTATTCGTGGACAAAAAGAACGTTACTCAGGATGATCTCGATTTTCCGAACGGCAACAGGACTATTCGAATTGTTCCCGTCATAATCGGGAGCAAAAAAGCTGGCGTACTGCAAACAATTCTCGGCGCTGCGCTAATTGCAGTGGGGGCTGTGCTGAGTTTTACACCCTGGGCAGCAGCTTCACCATTTTTCTATAAATTTGGCGCAGCGATGGCCTTGGGCGGTGTTGTTCAGATGCTATCACCTCAACCTACGGGTTTAGCCAGCAAACAAAGTGCCGATAATAAAGCCTCGTATGCGTTTGGTGGCGTTACTAATACTGCCGCGCAGGGCTATCCGGTACCATTGCTTTACGGTAAGCGCCGTATCGGCGGTGCAATCATATCGGCGGGTATCTATGTGGAGGATCAGCTTTGA